In Thermomonas carbonis, a single genomic region encodes these proteins:
- a CDS encoding AAA family ATPase → MKLRRFEIRNFKCIEYVNLNWEDLLVIIGENNAGKSSVLSALALFLSGSAAKDASLFRRHQINADNAIELIGHFSGIGTEEADQIAIRGRMDGDKWILKKRFWYEPGEDGESGGWKEQLYSFSSTETFVGWPDSDSAWTSFPDEYQGLIAALPNRSVRPNAVSKEALRTALRDQRPHLVDVGAANWVANPGGGGNWKSNANSILPRAIFVRAVHEASDETNAKDASTYGKLVNLIVERSLAQRPEMARLREALDEVLALFRPDEANPLRQAQEVRDLQEKINQSLNEVIGGHALIRTEPPELRAMVLPSTSLVIRDVVAGIETDVGDQGHGLQRTLVMTLLQLLADAQGQANFGMTPGFQRSTILLLEEPELYLHPQMERLMRDVLHKLASQPGTQVVCCTHSPLFLDTANSYRAIVRIFKTATGDATSHQVTQDLFPGSTHQADKQRLNAVAKFDPAVNELFFAKSVVLMEEFSAIAAFDRAAEVLGFFERHRRLRRELTLIDCNGKSNIPAFLRVLNAFNIPYRVLHDADPGNVSEQATNQKILAALPNGAAQLHLVDPNLEGLLGYVPPSKAKPYAAVSAVDSLHSQGQLPQAFCEAVCMVYFGQPTEPAVSTP, encoded by the coding sequence ATGAAACTGCGCCGCTTTGAGATTCGCAACTTCAAATGCATCGAGTATGTGAACCTCAACTGGGAAGACCTGCTAGTCATAATTGGCGAGAACAATGCAGGAAAGTCATCCGTTTTGTCAGCCCTCGCGCTGTTTCTCAGTGGAAGCGCTGCCAAAGACGCTTCACTATTTCGAAGGCACCAGATAAATGCCGATAACGCGATCGAACTGATCGGACATTTCTCCGGCATCGGTACCGAAGAGGCAGACCAGATCGCCATCCGAGGTCGCATGGATGGCGACAAATGGATACTGAAGAAGCGTTTCTGGTACGAACCGGGTGAAGATGGTGAGTCCGGTGGATGGAAAGAGCAGCTCTATTCGTTTTCAAGCACTGAAACCTTCGTTGGTTGGCCCGATTCGGATTCAGCCTGGACGTCATTTCCGGATGAGTACCAGGGGCTAATCGCGGCCCTTCCCAATCGTAGCGTCCGGCCCAACGCAGTATCCAAGGAAGCGCTGAGGACTGCCTTGCGAGATCAGCGTCCACATCTGGTCGACGTGGGGGCCGCAAATTGGGTTGCGAACCCTGGAGGCGGGGGCAACTGGAAGAGCAACGCAAACTCGATTCTTCCTCGAGCAATCTTCGTGAGAGCTGTTCATGAGGCCAGTGATGAGACGAATGCAAAAGATGCATCGACCTACGGGAAGCTCGTCAACCTGATCGTTGAGCGCAGTCTGGCGCAACGGCCTGAAATGGCGAGGTTGCGAGAAGCCTTGGACGAAGTCCTAGCGTTGTTCCGGCCTGATGAAGCTAACCCCCTACGTCAAGCGCAAGAAGTCAGAGATCTTCAAGAAAAGATCAACCAGAGCCTCAATGAGGTTATTGGCGGACACGCGTTGATCCGAACAGAGCCGCCGGAGTTGCGAGCGATGGTGCTCCCATCGACGTCTCTGGTGATCCGCGATGTTGTGGCTGGCATTGAAACTGATGTTGGGGATCAAGGTCATGGTCTGCAGCGTACGCTGGTCATGACATTGCTACAGCTATTGGCTGATGCCCAAGGCCAAGCGAATTTTGGAATGACCCCAGGATTCCAAAGATCCACAATTCTGCTTTTGGAAGAGCCGGAACTTTACCTTCACCCGCAAATGGAACGCCTTATGCGGGATGTTCTGCATAAGCTGGCATCCCAGCCGGGCACTCAGGTGGTTTGCTGTACCCACTCACCGTTGTTTCTAGATACTGCGAATAGCTATCGGGCGATAGTCCGGATATTCAAGACTGCGACTGGTGATGCCACATCTCATCAAGTGACGCAGGACTTGTTTCCAGGGTCGACTCATCAGGCTGACAAGCAACGACTCAATGCTGTAGCGAAGTTTGATCCAGCAGTGAACGAACTCTTCTTCGCGAAAAGCGTGGTGCTGATGGAGGAGTTCAGTGCGATCGCTGCGTTCGATCGTGCTGCCGAGGTTCTAGGCTTTTTTGAGCGACATCGGAGACTACGGCGGGAGTTGACACTAATAGACTGCAATGGAAAGTCAAATATCCCAGCCTTCCTTCGCGTCCTAAATGCTTTCAATATTCCCTACAGAGTCCTCCACGACGCTGACCCCGGAAATGTTTCTGAGCAGGCCACTAACCAGAAAATACTTGCGGCGCTCCCCAACGGCGCTGCTCAGCTTCATCTGGTGGATCCGAACTTGGAAGGCCTGCTCGGCTATGTACCACCGAGTAAGGCCAAGCCATACGCAGCAGTGTCTGCAGTGGATAGCCTCCACTCTCAAGGACAACTACCTCAAGCTTTCTGTGAGGCAGTGTGCATGGTCTATTTCGGACAGCCGACAGAGCCGGCTGTTAGTACTCCATAG
- a CDS encoding prolyl oligopeptidase family serine peptidase — protein sequence MDDIATRLRERLGLAEPVQVDVQRGEVESFEGFDRERIEYRGLEDDVIPAFLFTPSGHAARGGVVVFHQHNGEFHFGKSEVAGITGDAFQAFGPALARRGLAVLAPDAISFEDRRAAVQGTEPDMYDWLQHYNAMSYRLLQGDLLMRKCLDDAQRALSVLLQTTGIDARRVGVAGHSYGGTTALYHAAIDARCTFACISGAVCSFEARLREGTGILLFETVPGLARQLGHHDLLAAIGPRPAMVVSGTQDKYSRDADAVVARVAGDFITTLRVERGHALDQERFDAMVEWIVARV from the coding sequence ATGGATGACATCGCCACGCGCCTTCGGGAACGCCTCGGGCTTGCCGAACCGGTGCAGGTCGATGTCCAGCGAGGCGAGGTCGAATCGTTCGAGGGCTTCGATCGCGAACGCATCGAGTACCGCGGACTCGAAGACGACGTCATTCCTGCCTTCCTGTTCACGCCGAGCGGGCACGCGGCGCGCGGCGGCGTGGTCGTCTTCCACCAGCACAACGGCGAATTCCACTTCGGCAAGAGCGAGGTTGCGGGGATCACGGGCGATGCGTTCCAGGCCTTCGGCCCGGCGCTCGCGCGCAGGGGTCTGGCGGTGCTGGCACCGGATGCGATCAGCTTCGAGGACCGCCGCGCCGCGGTGCAGGGCACCGAGCCGGACATGTACGACTGGCTGCAGCACTACAACGCCATGAGCTACCGGTTGCTGCAGGGCGACCTGCTGATGCGCAAGTGCCTGGACGACGCGCAGCGCGCGCTGAGCGTGCTGCTGCAGACCACCGGGATCGATGCGCGCCGCGTGGGCGTGGCGGGTCATTCGTACGGCGGCACCACCGCGCTTTACCACGCCGCCATCGATGCGCGATGCACGTTCGCCTGCATCAGTGGCGCGGTCTGCAGCTTCGAGGCGCGCCTGCGCGAAGGCACCGGGATCCTGCTGTTCGAGACCGTGCCCGGGCTTGCGCGCCAACTCGGCCACCATGACCTGCTGGCGGCCATCGGCCCGCGGCCGGCGATGGTGGTGTCGGGCACGCAGGACAAGTATTCGCGGGATGCGGATGCGGTCGTGGCCAGGGTTGCAGGCGACTTCATCACCACGCTGCGCGTCGAGCGCGGGCATGCGCTGGATCAGGAGCGGTTCGATGCGATGGTGGAGTGGATCGTGGCGCGCGTCTGA
- a CDS encoding GGDEF domain-containing protein, which produces MTEDSMAASAAGWPRWTKGLALAIAWVGLWGLGHIGEFATHASLWYPPAALTFASLAVLGPRVIPYLVLASFGGTLWSLSIYQVDMHWTRVVAFGLANAIAHIGCYALGAFVLRRFARQPGHRLPNQIIAFLLIATLSSALATIGVVTTLAAFDQLGPEGPWTTALVFWIGDFAALVVLGPLFAAVLLRLLRHNELWAQAHAVLRGGRLRDAFGYKLLFNVVLVIAVMLIADRVPSYESAFLIFFVLIPQLWLTYTESPMATTVSLAVVSFLVVVLLWLLELTQFVYVYQLAIAIIATTAYFGLAIPLLEAANRQLRQRLMFDPLTGAASREYLLEKIERAERVESESASALAIVDIDRFKAINDTHGHRLGDQALIAVAETLRAHVRGGDVVARFGGDEFMIMLPGCDHDRASRRMQAALRALRDVRVGDDVRLTASVGIAIRGPDESFDRWFARADEALYRAKQAGRDRVV; this is translated from the coding sequence GTGACCGAAGACTCGATGGCCGCAAGCGCTGCCGGTTGGCCGCGCTGGACTAAGGGACTTGCCCTGGCCATCGCCTGGGTGGGCCTCTGGGGGCTCGGCCACATCGGCGAGTTCGCCACCCATGCGAGTCTCTGGTACCCGCCCGCGGCACTGACCTTCGCGAGCCTCGCGGTGCTCGGTCCGCGCGTGATTCCCTACCTGGTGCTGGCCAGCTTCGGCGGCACGCTGTGGTCGCTGTCGATCTACCAGGTCGACATGCACTGGACCCGCGTGGTGGCGTTCGGCCTGGCCAATGCGATCGCCCACATCGGCTGCTACGCGCTCGGCGCCTTCGTGCTCCGGCGTTTCGCGCGGCAACCGGGCCATCGCCTGCCGAACCAGATCATCGCGTTCCTGCTCATCGCCACGCTGTCTTCGGCACTGGCCACCATCGGCGTGGTCACCACCCTGGCCGCCTTCGACCAGCTCGGTCCTGAAGGACCATGGACGACGGCATTGGTGTTCTGGATCGGCGATTTCGCCGCGCTCGTTGTGCTGGGGCCTTTGTTCGCCGCAGTGCTCCTGCGCCTGCTTCGCCATAACGAGCTGTGGGCGCAAGCGCATGCCGTGCTGCGCGGCGGGCGCCTGCGCGACGCGTTCGGCTACAAGCTGCTCTTCAACGTCGTGCTGGTGATCGCGGTCATGCTGATCGCCGATCGCGTCCCGAGTTACGAAAGCGCGTTCCTGATCTTCTTCGTGCTGATCCCGCAGCTGTGGCTGACGTACACGGAATCGCCGATGGCGACCACGGTCAGCCTGGCGGTGGTCAGCTTCCTGGTGGTCGTGCTGCTCTGGCTGCTGGAACTCACGCAGTTCGTCTACGTTTACCAGCTGGCGATCGCGATCATCGCGACGACCGCCTATTTCGGGCTGGCGATCCCCTTGCTCGAGGCCGCCAATCGCCAGCTGCGCCAGCGCCTGATGTTCGATCCGCTGACCGGCGCCGCATCGCGCGAGTACCTGCTCGAGAAGATCGAACGCGCGGAGCGGGTGGAGAGTGAATCGGCGAGCGCCCTCGCCATCGTCGATATCGACCGGTTCAAGGCGATCAACGACACCCATGGCCATCGACTGGGCGACCAGGCCTTGATCGCGGTGGCGGAAACGCTGCGCGCGCATGTGCGCGGGGGCGATGTCGTTGCGCGCTTCGGCGGCGACGAATTCATGATCATGTTGCCGGGCTGCGATCACGACCGCGCAAGCCGACGCATGCAGGCGGCCTTGCGCGCGCTGCGCGATGTGCGCGTCGGCGACGACGTGCGCCTGACCGCCAGCGTCGGCATCGCCATCCGCGGCCCGGACGAAAGCTTCGATCGCTGGTTCGCGCGCGCCGACGAGGCGCTGTATCGGGCGAAGCAGGCGGGGCGGGATCGGGTGGTGTGA
- a CDS encoding KAP family P-loop NTPase fold protein gives MATELPVIGSDQPLQPSDAIDHDKLQRKGFAKSAVAALKRVSSAAGFVLSIEGPWGSGKTSILSMMEQLIRMDDSEGTVIVHFNPWLVGERDPLLRQFLNSIATAIKIKDNAEVAKKASKELINYADVLDFVKWVPGAEPWASIVKGVLKSAGKATGGVADQKSRDIEGQKERLEKALEELDKKIYVFIDDVDRLFPAEVFEMVRIIKAVGHLPNVGYVVAWDPEYVRRALKAAAVPQAVNYIDKIVQVRLPVPAISAHARLQLLNEGIASLSVEATANRFAKQDERLQSLYFQGLRDLLEQPRDVTRVMNTVSVIEPGLRGEVVFADILGLSCLMVRAPRVYDALRRNPELFTSGMSSYDENKKKHQEEHRDKMDRLFAKTPNPVAVQKLVHHLFPAAAKASGHFAFGNAVDVEGHLAAPSRLNIAMSMAIGVTDVSLVDARHYILEPLKRAQIETTLTSDNCLGFLDMLGDVAKTISKGEIADLERLCIAIGRLIDREPISSSKNRRGFFTISAENLARTAIENLTASNQTHSAPHIAHTIAIDPDALTLAADIISDGAAPKRNNGSMMCVSSKQDAASRKLASNTISAVEGGTFWSVCNPSRVLWTIMRTAPNAAKRVFAAIKREDQNLDRFALSFLKHSFSSDGGQSYGLPDDPAVKNMVDPRVLLTHAKRRLKDEKLDYPARAAWRSVVEKKPLYGFDGSDAGS, from the coding sequence ATGGCGACCGAGCTACCAGTAATTGGATCAGACCAACCTCTCCAGCCATCGGACGCTATCGACCACGACAAACTGCAGAGGAAGGGATTCGCAAAATCTGCAGTTGCCGCACTGAAGCGAGTGTCATCGGCGGCTGGATTTGTCCTGTCGATAGAGGGGCCGTGGGGGAGCGGCAAGACATCGATTCTCTCCATGATGGAGCAACTAATCCGCATGGATGACAGCGAAGGAACTGTCATAGTTCATTTCAATCCATGGCTAGTTGGTGAGCGTGATCCTCTCCTTCGTCAGTTTCTGAATTCCATTGCGACAGCCATCAAGATCAAAGACAACGCTGAAGTTGCGAAGAAGGCTTCTAAGGAGCTCATCAACTACGCAGATGTTCTCGACTTTGTGAAATGGGTGCCAGGCGCGGAACCTTGGGCATCAATCGTCAAAGGTGTTTTGAAATCGGCAGGCAAAGCGACTGGTGGAGTCGCCGATCAAAAATCGAGGGATATAGAGGGTCAAAAGGAGAGGCTTGAGAAGGCGCTGGAAGAACTTGATAAAAAAATCTACGTGTTCATCGACGATGTAGATCGCTTGTTTCCCGCCGAAGTTTTCGAAATGGTGAGAATAATAAAAGCTGTTGGGCACTTACCGAATGTAGGATATGTAGTAGCGTGGGATCCAGAATATGTTCGACGCGCGCTGAAGGCGGCCGCCGTTCCGCAGGCGGTCAACTACATCGACAAGATTGTTCAAGTGCGCCTTCCCGTGCCAGCCATCTCTGCGCATGCGCGCCTGCAACTATTGAATGAAGGGATCGCTTCCCTTTCTGTTGAAGCTACTGCAAACCGTTTCGCGAAGCAGGACGAGCGCCTTCAATCTCTTTACTTCCAGGGATTGCGCGATCTCCTCGAGCAGCCAAGAGATGTAACGCGCGTCATGAACACTGTGAGCGTAATTGAGCCGGGACTTCGGGGCGAGGTGGTATTCGCAGATATTTTAGGATTGTCGTGCTTAATGGTTCGTGCTCCACGTGTTTACGACGCACTGCGGAGAAATCCGGAGTTGTTTACTTCTGGCATGTCTTCTTACGACGAGAATAAAAAGAAGCATCAAGAAGAGCATCGAGATAAAATGGATCGACTTTTCGCAAAGACACCAAACCCAGTCGCGGTTCAGAAGCTGGTTCATCACCTCTTTCCTGCTGCAGCTAAAGCGAGCGGTCATTTCGCGTTTGGAAACGCAGTCGACGTGGAAGGTCACTTAGCAGCACCGAGTCGTCTCAACATCGCAATGAGCATGGCGATTGGCGTCACAGACGTGAGTCTGGTCGACGCAAGGCATTACATCCTTGAGCCTCTCAAGCGCGCGCAAATTGAAACGACTCTAACTTCTGACAATTGTCTTGGATTCTTAGACATGCTGGGCGATGTCGCGAAGACGATATCAAAAGGAGAGATCGCCGATTTGGAGCGTCTTTGCATAGCAATCGGGCGCTTGATAGATAGAGAGCCGATTTCAAGTTCCAAGAATCGGCGAGGCTTCTTTACGATCTCCGCAGAAAACTTGGCCAGAACGGCAATTGAAAATCTAACAGCGTCGAATCAGACCCACAGTGCACCTCATATTGCCCATACGATCGCTATTGATCCAGATGCTTTGACGCTAGCCGCCGACATTATTAGTGACGGCGCAGCTCCAAAACGGAACAATGGTTCTATGATGTGTGTTTCATCCAAGCAAGATGCGGCGTCAAGAAAGCTGGCTTCTAACACTATAAGTGCGGTCGAAGGAGGCACATTCTGGTCTGTGTGCAACCCGTCTCGTGTTCTTTGGACGATCATGCGAACGGCACCCAATGCCGCAAAGAGAGTTTTCGCTGCAATCAAGCGCGAAGACCAAAATTTAGACAGGTTTGCATTGAGTTTTCTAAAACACTCATTCAGTTCAGATGGCGGGCAAAGTTACGGCCTCCCTGACGATCCCGCGGTCAAGAACATGGTTGATCCGCGCGTGCTCTTAACCCACGCAAAGCGCCGTCTAAAAGACGAAAAGTTGGACTATCCAGCTCGTGCGGCATGGAGATCGGTTGTTGAGAAGAAGCCGCTATATGGATTCGACGGATCTGATGCAGGATCTTAA